The window CGCGCACGCGGTGGCGTACCGGAACTGGAAGGGCCGCCAGCCCGCCCGGATCGCGTCGGCGGGGGCGTCAAGGGCCCGCCAGAAGGCCGCCCAGGCCCCTGGGTCCAGGGTCTCCAGCTCGAAGAGCGTGCCGTCGAGGGAGGTGAAGGGCGGTCCTCCGGGGGCGAGTTCGGCGGCCTCGCCCTCGTCGGCCCCGGCTGCCGCGAGGTACTGGGAGACGGTGAGCAGCCCGGCCCGGTCCACGCTCGTTCCGATCCGCTGGGCCGGGCCTCCCCTGGCCTGGCCCAGCAGACCGGCGAGGAGTCCCTGGGTGGTGAGCAGGGCGGTCGCGGTGGTCGCGTAGTCGACGGCGAGGGCGCGCGGGGTGCCCTCGCGGCGGCCGTGCACGGCCATGATGCCGGTGGCGGCCTGGGCGGTGGCCTCGTCGGTGATGCCGTGCGCGGGGTTCGCGGACCAGCGCGCGTGGGCCTCCTGTGGGGCGAAGTCGCCGCCGGTGAGGGCGAGGCGGGCGCCCCGGTCGTCGCTCGGGCCGGTGCCGGTCTCGGCGCCGAGGAGGCGCAGGTGTCCGGCGACCAGCACGGTCAGCGCGGTCATCCCGGCAGGGCCCGTCGCTCCGGTCGGTCCGACGGGGCTCTTGGGCCGGTCCGGCCCCTTCGGCCTCGACGGTCCGCAGACGTCGAGTCGCAGCCCTTCGAGTGGCCGGACGATCTGTGCGGTGACTGGTGAGGCCATGCCTCTCCTCTTGTCCTGGCGCGGCGGTGGCCGGCCCCGGGATGTACGGAACGCGGGAACCGGGTCGGGTGCGCACCCGACCAGTTCCTCGGGAAGAGAGTCGGACTGCTGTTCGCTCGGGTTCCCGGTCGAATGAAGGAAAGCGGTGCGGAGCGAAGTGGTGGACGACATGACGGGAGACGTGGTGGACGACGGGGTCGGCGACGAACACGGCTCGGGGCCTCTCGAACCCGACGCGGACACCGAGCGGTTGGGGCAGCGGGTCACGGAGTTCGTCCGGGGCCGGGTGTACCCGCAGGAGGCCGTACTGGACGCCGGCGGCCCGGCGGCCGCGGCCTCGCTGCGGAAGCTGAACGACCTGGCCAGGGCGGAGGGGTTGTGGGCGCTGCCCCTGCCGGTCGCGGCGGGGGGCCAGGGGCTCCCCCTGGCCCGCTACGCCCGGATCGCCGAGGCCGAGGGGGCGAGCGATCACGGGCCGGCCGCGCTGGGTTCCGCGTCGTTGCTCGACGTGACGATGCTCCTGCGGCACGGCTCGGAGCGAGTGCGCGCGCTGTACCCGGAGCGGCTCACCGCCGGCCGGTCGCGGGCCTGTTACGCCATGACCGAGCCGGACACCCCCGGCACCGACCCGTCGCTCACCGCGACCCGCGCCGTGCGGGAGGAGGGCGGCTGGGTCGTGACCGGCCGCAAGTGGTTCACGTCGGGCGCCGCGGAGGCCGGGCTCGTCACGGTCCTGGCCCGTACGGGCGGAGAGCCGGGCGACCGCGAGGGCCTCTCGCTGTTGGTGGTTCCGACGGCCTCGCCGGGCTTCCGCGTGGTGCGCGAGCTGCCCGTGTTCGGTGCGTCCGGCCAGTGGGAGATCGAGTTCGACCGGGTCCGGGTGCCGGACGACCACCTGCTCGGCGCGCCCGGCCAGGCCCTGGTCATCGCGGCGGAACGGCTGCTGCTCGGCCGTACCCTGCGCTGTCTGCGCTGGCTCGGTCAGGGCCGGCGGGCCTTCGACCTGATGTGCGCGCGGGCGGCCTCCCGCACCGGGTCACGGGGGCCGCTCGGCGCGCAACAGCTGGTGCAGTCGCATGTGTTCGAGGCGCTGCTGGCCCTGCGCGGCACGCGTCCGCTGGTGTACGAGGCCGCCGACAGGATCGCCGCCGGGCTGGACGCGCACGTGGAGGTCGGGCTGGCCAAGGTGGCCGCCGCCCGCATGCTCCAGCAGGTGACGGACTCGGCCATCCAGGTGCACGGCGCGGCGGGGCTCGGTCCCGACACCCCGCTGCCCGCCCTCTTCCGCAGCGGGCGCGCCGCCCGGATCCTGGACGGCCCGGACGAGCTCCACATCGGCTCGGTGGCACGCCGGGTGCTGCGCGACCACCGCGCCTGAGCGGGCCCGACCGGGCGGGTCACGGCTCCCGGATGTCGAGCCGCCCGGTCAGCTCGGCCAAGCCCACCGCGAGGAAGAAGTCGCCCCAGATCAGCTCGTGCCGGGTCGCGACGCCCCGCCCCGCGTCGTAGCAGCCGTCCAGCAGCATGCCCCCGGGGCGGCTTCCGCCGGTCCGGGTCAGGTGCGCGTCGGTCAACCGGCGCAGGAGGGCGACGGCCCGCTCCCGGTGGCGCGCGGCCCGGGGCCCGGGGGCGTGACCCAGTTTCAGCAGGGCGACGGCCGTGATGGCGGCGGCGGAGGTGTCCAACGGGCCGCCGGGCACGGTCCCCACCCCGGGGCCGGCACCGACGCCGACACCGGACCCGGGCACGGACTCGCGGTCGTACGGTACGAGGGGCGGTGCGGCTCCCGTGGTCCCGCCGGCCAGGTGCTCCGCCGCGGCGGCGCACCGCTCCCTGATCCCCTGCGGGACGGCGGGTCGGTGCACGGCGTCGGCCGCGGCGAGCAGCAGCCAGGCCCGGCCCCGACTCCAGCCGACCGGCGGTTCCTCGCACCGCTGCGGGCCCCACTCCCTCTCGAACCGCCAGGCGGGGATCACCGCGCCGTCCTCGCCCAGGCAGAGGTCCAGGTGCCGTTCGAGGTGTGCCGCGGCCACCCGCTCCCCGGCGGGGCCGGCGGCGGCCAGCAGCGGCGCCATGCCGGGCACCCCGTCGACCCGGAGCAGCATGCGGGGCCCGCCGAAGGCGGACCCCCAGGGCACCGCGCCGAGTTCGGGGTCGAAGGCGGCCGTGCAGGCCCGGGCCGCCCGGATCCGCAGGTCCCGGGCCACGGGGTCGTCGCCGGCGAGGGCGGTGCCGTACCAGAGGATCAGCCCGCGGGTCGCGGTGTCGTCGTCCACCCGTTCGGCGAGTCGCGCGGTGCACGCGGCGGCGGCGGCCCGGTCCTCCTCGGCCCCGGTGTGCCGGGCCAGGAGCCACAGCAACCCGGCCCAGAACCCGCCGGTCCACGCGCCCCGGCCGGTGGTGACCCACCGGCCGGTGTCCGGGTCGGCGTACAGCGGAAACCGCTCGCCGACCTCGGCGCGGGTGCGGGCCACCCGGTCGAGCACGTCGTCGAGCGCCGCGTCGGCCCAGGGCGCCGCGCTCATGTCGTCACCGCGGCCCGGGTTCGCGCACCGCGCTCCCGTACCGCCCAGGCCGTGGCGATGGCGCAGGCGACCGCGAACTCCGCGGCGACGAGCAGCCACCCGGCGCCGTACCGGCCGGCCTCCGCGAGCACGCCGAACAGCGGCGGGCCCACCGCGAACCCGGCGAAGAACCCGGCCGAGACGAGCGCCGAGTCCTGTCCGGCCCGCCCTGGGCCGGCCCGCTGCATCACCAGCACCATGGACACGGCGTTTCCCGAGACGGCGAACACCCCGACGGCCACCACGGCCGGCCAGATCAGCGGCGGCGCCCACAGGGACGCGGCCAGCAGCCCGGCCGCCGCCACCGCGCCGGCCGCCAGCAGCCCGGGCAGCCACTCGGCCCGGCCGGGCCGGGCCGCCTTGGCCCAGCCGATGCGGCCGACGATGCCCGCGACCCCGAGGACGGCGACGAGGGCGGCGGCCGTCGTGGCGCCCAGGTCGAGCCGCCGGGCGCCGAACAGGGCGACGTAGGTGTTCACGGAGGCGATCCCGGAGCCCAGGAAGACGGAGAAGACGGTGAGCCAGGCGATGGCGCCCCGGGGTACCGGGGAGAAGCGCGAAGGGGCGTTCCGTACGGGAGGGTCGGCGGGCAGCGCGCGCCAGGCCCACAGCGCCACGATCACGGCGCTCGCGGCGGCGGTCCACACCGCGGCCCGCCACCCGACCCCGCCGGCGAGCGCCGCCAGCGGCAGCCCCGCCGCGAAGGCCCCCGCCTGGACCCCGGATTGCTTCGTCCCGGTGACCGCTCCGCGCCGGGCCGGGGAGACGGCCGCCAGGATCGCCTTGTTGGTGGCCGGATTGGCCAGTGCCTGGGGCAGTCCGCCCAGGGCCACGGCCGCGAGCAGGAACCCCGGTCCGGGCGCGGAGCCGATCAGCGTGAGCGCCCCGCCGGAGACGAGCAGCAGGAGGACCAGGGACCGGCGGGGCCCGATCCGGTCGACGAGCCGACCGCCGAACGGCGAGAGCACGGCCGCCGTTGCGAAACCGATGGTGGTGGTCAGGCCCAAGACGGCCGTCGGCACGTGCAGTTCGTCCACCAGCCTCGGTCCGAACGCGCCGAGCAGGAACAACTGGAGCATGGAGAACGCCATGGCGCAGGTCAGGAGGACGGTCAACCGGCGCTCGCCCCGGGGCGGTCCCGCCTCCCGCGCCGACTGCTCTCGATCCGCCACCCGTTGCCCCGTTCCTCGGTCGGTCGACCGGTCGGCCCTTCGGGCGGGCCCGTCGTTCGGCCCTCGGTCGGGACAGGAGTCGAAGGAGCCGACTCCGTGGTTCCGGAGCCCTGTTGTGGCGTGCGACACACCACTTTTTGTCAGGTCGGGGCAAGTTTGGGCGCCCCTCTGGGGATGCCGTGAAGGGAATGCGACGATGAGCCCGCCATGACACCGGGTCGATGTTGCCGAGCGTTGCGGGCTGCGATGTTCGCGGCCACCTGCGTGCTGCTCGCGGCCGTCGGACACGTCCTCATGTCGGACAAGGCCCTCCCCTGGTGGGCCATGGCAGCCGGGTTCGCCGGCGTCGGGGCGAGCGCCTGGATCCTCGCCGGCCACGAACGGGGCCTGTTCTCCGTCACCTCGGCGGCGATCGTCGTCCAAGGCGCCCTGCACTACGGGTTCTCCCTGGTCCAGGCGGGAACCGGCACCGCCGGCGGCAACCTCACCCACCCGCCGGGGACGTTGGCCCACGGCGCCGTCATGGCCCACACCGGGCATCACATGGAAGGCGCGGTCCCCCCGGGCTCCGTGACCGCGATGAACGGGGCGACGGGAACCCCCGCGCCCGGTGACACCGCCGGGA of the Streptomyces sp. NBC_01426 genome contains:
- a CDS encoding MFS transporter → MADREQSAREAGPPRGERRLTVLLTCAMAFSMLQLFLLGAFGPRLVDELHVPTAVLGLTTTIGFATAAVLSPFGGRLVDRIGPRRSLVLLLLVSGGALTLIGSAPGPGFLLAAVALGGLPQALANPATNKAILAAVSPARRGAVTGTKQSGVQAGAFAAGLPLAALAGGVGWRAAVWTAAASAVIVALWAWRALPADPPVRNAPSRFSPVPRGAIAWLTVFSVFLGSGIASVNTYVALFGARRLDLGATTAAALVAVLGVAGIVGRIGWAKAARPGRAEWLPGLLAAGAVAAAGLLAASLWAPPLIWPAVVAVGVFAVSGNAVSMVLVMQRAGPGRAGQDSALVSAGFFAGFAVGPPLFGVLAEAGRYGAGWLLVAAEFAVACAIATAWAVRERGARTRAAVTT
- a CDS encoding acyl-CoA dehydrogenase family protein; amino-acid sequence: MTGDVVDDGVGDEHGSGPLEPDADTERLGQRVTEFVRGRVYPQEAVLDAGGPAAAASLRKLNDLARAEGLWALPLPVAAGGQGLPLARYARIAEAEGASDHGPAALGSASLLDVTMLLRHGSERVRALYPERLTAGRSRACYAMTEPDTPGTDPSLTATRAVREEGGWVVTGRKWFTSGAAEAGLVTVLARTGGEPGDREGLSLLVVPTASPGFRVVRELPVFGASGQWEIEFDRVRVPDDHLLGAPGQALVIAAERLLLGRTLRCLRWLGQGRRAFDLMCARAASRTGSRGPLGAQQLVQSHVFEALLALRGTRPLVYEAADRIAAGLDAHVEVGLAKVAAARMLQQVTDSAIQVHGAAGLGPDTPLPALFRSGRAARILDGPDELHIGSVARRVLRDHRA
- a CDS encoding sugar ABC transporter permease, which gives rise to MSAAPWADAALDDVLDRVARTRAEVGERFPLYADPDTGRWVTTGRGAWTGGFWAGLLWLLARHTGAEEDRAAAAACTARLAERVDDDTATRGLILWYGTALAGDDPVARDLRIRAARACTAAFDPELGAVPWGSAFGGPRMLLRVDGVPGMAPLLAAAGPAGERVAAAHLERHLDLCLGEDGAVIPAWRFEREWGPQRCEEPPVGWSRGRAWLLLAAADAVHRPAVPQGIRERCAAAAEHLAGGTTGAAPPLVPYDRESVPGSGVGVGAGPGVGTVPGGPLDTSAAAITAVALLKLGHAPGPRAARHRERAVALLRRLTDAHLTRTGGSRPGGMLLDGCYDAGRGVATRHELIWGDFFLAVGLAELTGRLDIREP